The genomic stretch cgggTAATAATGGGGATCCAATAGTTACCTGTCCCACGTAACGTGGTAGAGACTAGagaccttttattttttattttttctaaatatcCAAAGGGCATTAACGTATAAGATGGTTTCCATGTCAACATGATGTGATTATTGACATGGATGAGTGACCAAACTTGGTGGTCCCCACTCCCCTACACCTCACCAGTGGTGACCGATCACTACTCATTTGGACGACGAccacccaaaagaaagaaaggtccAAGGAAAAAAAGTGGGGTAGGGGAAGTATAAAAGTCTCATACATCACATCTAGTCCACGTAGGTGATAAACGAGAATCTTTGTGATCACAAAAAGATGGACGACCTTTGGATTATAATGTTTGGGTTCACATCCTGTAGGATGCTTTAGCGGGCCATGGGCCCACATGAGAATACAATATTAGACAGAGACACCCTTTAGGGTGATTCCGGATATCCCCAAAAGGTTTTGGCCAAAGGcactattatattattattatctcacgaaaaaaaaaaaaaaaaggcactaTTATATTATCACGGTatcatgtaggggtgtcaacggtccgggttggtgcggtttcggtccggtgtcggtttcggtgcagtttgggttcgggttggtaccggtttggatttattaggttcatttcggtttggatcggttttctaaaccggtatggagccattaggaaacaaccaaatgatgaattgttgaacttcggtttcttaaatcgatttgtaaccgagttggttttggtttttggtctagtttggattcgattttccataaaaatgtatacaaaactattcaaattttgatttttttaatgaattttggagtgtttcggtttcttaccggtttggtttcggtttcagtccgggttttgagccgatttcggtttggtttcgggttcatccggtttttggtgcggttcggtttggttttggggttacaatactcgaaaccgaaccgaaccaataaggcttcgattcgGTCCGATCCGGATTGTTATCGATTCGGTccgaccggttttaccggttcggtttaggaattgacacccctagtatcaTGTATCAGCGAAAGGTTCGCATCAGAGCACCTTTTTGATAGTTAAGTCTACATCACAGGGTGTATTCTATTCTATCTATCTTCCCTCTCTTGACCATACCATATGGGTCCCACCAGTCCCAAGAAATGATACCGTACCTCAGTTTGGCATTAGGCCACATAGAATCGGTATCGACAAAAACAAATACCTGGCCGATCCTAGATGAGTCCGGTTCAGGTCTCGTACGAGATCACTACATTTTCCTTCCTACTTTttcttcccattctctttttaaaCAAATGGAACCACAcactccttttctctctctctctctctctctctctctcgctcgcaAAATTATCTTTTGCAGTGAGTGCGATGGTATAGTGAATATCGAATGATCGAGAGGACCTTGGTGCCCATGCCCAGATGgtctcggccatccgatgctcaccgcaccgCCGCACTCACTGTAAAGGATAATCACCTCTCTCTCCTaatgatttatcaaaaaaaatttcatttttttattttgtttcattttaatcataatttaaccttggatttttattttaatcctcAAAATTATCTTTAGATATTGGTCTCAATAGATTAAAATATAATGAAATCTTGGTAAATTATCAATACAAGAAAGTTTTACTCATCTATAGAGGACGGTTCACCCACAATCCTAAGGTTCACAAATCCCTTTTCAAATTTAGTATAAATCCAAAATACCATTTTGATATCCTCTGACATTCATATAAAGTCTAcggtgaataaaaaaaaaaaaaaaaaaaaaaaaaaacctatggtGAATGAATCACCACGGCTAAAGAAAAACTTGGTCCTAAAAGAAAGTGAGATTCTTTCACATGTAGAATTATCAAgaggatattttagacttgtaCTATAACCTTACAGAGTTCCAAGAGGGTATTTTAGACTTATGCTAAAACCTATAAGGATTGTGAACCCTAACCATGTGACCATTTTTTTAATCTCCTCCATCAAAAGTCAACTTGTTTAGACATAATCCAATCATTCACTGTTGTTAAAATTTCATCTTGATCTATAATAATGCATAACTTCTAATATATAAAGACCAATAAACTTTTGGTTGTACAGAtgggtttttcctttggctttgtgttttgttttttgactATATTGTTCtctatcatattcttgttaCACAAGAAACTCAATGACAATAACAAGAAACTCCCTTAGTTAGGAGAGACACCTGCATTCTATGaagcacaataataatcagGGATAGACTCAGGGCAGGTTAGGGTCGGTTGGGTTTTTTATGCTTCAACCCATTGTTAGGTCGGATTGAGCCTGGTTGGCCCTTATAGTCAGGTTAGACAGGGTTCGGGCTCAGGGCAGATTAGGGCGGGTTCGGATTGTCAAGGCTGCACTTACACCCCTAATTTAAGTTAAAAGAGAGATCAGGGataaccgagagagagagagattgtaggTAATCCGATTGTGGAATTAAATGGAATACACGTGTCAGCCAACAAAACATACGAAAATCCAAGATTaggttctcgtacgaggaccTGATTCGGACTCATCCTAGATCAGGTATCATATCAGATTAAAGTTAAAATCGtaaagatatatatttttttggaccaaGTTTTAAGCTAGTAGATATCGCCAATAGAGGTACACAATGGGAAATCATATATGgagatcatttaaaaaaaaaaaaaggaagaaagagatggaCACAAAGAATCCTAGCTTTCGGTTTTACTGGTGGCATAGccaattttttccctcttttattaatgaaaactaAAGGTCAGACCAACCGATCCAGGCCTTCCAGGTGTTCAACCATGTCACGACTCATGACTCATGACTCATGACGCGTGGTTCATCACATTGGAGCGTTCAGGTAGAAAGCCTCTAATCTGTGATCCAGTCCAGCTCCAGCCCAACCTTGACCCAGATTCTCTAATTGCAGCCCAGCCCAGCCAATCAGGTTCAAGACCAACTCAACTCAGCAGACCCTGTATGACCAACTCAACTCAGCAAACCCTGTATAACATTATTCCCTCAAATAGGGTCAAGTTGAGTCGAATTAATCGGTCTTAAACATATACAATTTATCTCTACATGAATTGTAATTAATTATAatgaaaattatatgattaccgacttttgggtttcttttataaatctacccacccaaagtttcagttaataaaaatatccaaaattaggtttgggttcacaaaactacccaaaacccaaaagggGTAATCATGTAGttctttaccagaaaaaaaaaaggtaatcatgtaattttcccgtGCTTATATGGACATTTCTATGAGTGGAGCATCATAAGTGACACATGATTCGGATCCTGCATTACAATTTAACATGATTGAATCACTCAGATGGTGATTTGAATTTAAGTCTAACAAGAGTTTGAAGGCAAACAATAAATTATTCAAAACCTTTTCCTTCCCGAAAGAGTAGAAACAGCAGAACCAGAATATTTGACTACACAATATAAGCAATATTGTCTTGAGTCATAAACCTGAAAACTTGCATTGGCAACATGCATTAAACGGACAGGCCTTGTCCATGAGCCAGCTGCTCGAAGCATGCGAATAACCGAAAAGACAGCATACCCAAAATAATGATCAAAAGAAAACATAATCCAACacctacttgaacttcaatatcCAAAGTCAGTCTACCTGCAGACTGGTAGATAAGCTTATTACTCACATCTTTGATGATAACATCGCCTTTATGCTTGATTTGGTCCCATATTTTTGTCCACTTGACTGCCCCCGAAACTTTGATTTAGCTTTGAATAAGATAGTGTTTAGTTCGTCAAAATGAGGTGCCGTTGCATTTCTTGTATCCTCAATCCATTGCAGAATTTTCTTGCGGGGACCCAATAATCGATTGATATACTTCTCGTCCAATAGCTGAAACAAAAGGTTAATTGTGACATGAAGATCTATCCCATGCTCATTGTCCTACAATTTAAGGTGCTATCTACTTTAGCAAGGTTGAAATTAGTACGACTTTTTTGTGCATGAATAAACAAATATCAAAATCTAGAATTGTGGTCACATAATTAATGCTACTGTGACATACAAACTATGGGACAGAAGTTTTGTCACATTGTTGCATTTCCTCTTTTTAACTCTTGGACTCTGATCTGGACAATTGGTTGATATGCTTCAGTTGGGAGGTCATGAAAACATGCCAGAAGAATCATGCTCTGCAACTGTGATAAAATTGACTGGACAAAAACCATTTTGTCAGAAGACGCACATGGTTCTGAGCATATGATTGGAAGGACTGACGAGTATGTTAGCCTGAAGGTCATGATATAAGGTTTACAAACCACAATTGGCCCCAACTTGGGCTGGTTCTAACTTGCACCAGTACCCCACCCTGACCTAAAGGACTAATTGGCCTGCCATTTTCAACAATGAGAGATAGAAGCGAACGCTCCAGTGAGGCTTCAAACAAGTACAACAGAGTACAATGTGTATCTTATATCTAACTTCTGCACTAATAGAAAGAAAACAGCATGTAGAAGTACATTCAGCTCATACAGAATTTTATCCAAGGCTAGCCTGACCAAATTTGGTTAACTAAAATAGATCAAACTGTGTGGGTTGGACACCTTAGTTGTGTTGGCCTGTTGGGTTGGCCGTAAACTGCACTACTATTGGACTGATAAATTTACAAAAGCAGGGGAAAATTCCCTTTAACATGCAAAACATATCGAACGTTGAAGCAAAAAGAATGCAGAATCATGTAGCTCAAGAACAGTCCTGGAAACAGGAGATAAAGAAATATTAGGCCCCGTTTTTTTAGAGGGGAGTTGTGGGGTGGGAGAGTTGTAGTGGTGGGACCCATATGTTGCTGGGATGACCAACATGTTTGGGAAAGTAAAATGGATGTGGGGTGGGAtttagtgggagagaaagaaagacacaATATGAAAATATGAAGTGGATGGGGTGGGAATTTGTGGGGTGCCAAGTTACCAGACAAGAACTAGACCAAAAAGTACAAGGTCAAAAGCTGTCTAGTAAGTTTCCCACCACATCCTAAACAAACATGGATCGGGATCCTCTCCTGGGCAATGATCGCCTAGGTCTTGCCTATAGCTACTTGGGCGATCGACACGTGTCCAAGCGGTGATCCAACGGCTCTTGGCGCGGCGCCTTTGTTCTAGTTGGTAGAAGCATAGCCGTTGGATCACCGCTTGGACACATGTTGATCGCCCAGGTAGCTATCACCGGtcaggagaggagccggattCAACAAACACACCTAATTGTGGTAATGGGAGGGAAACAAATACAAGTTTCCCGCCCCACTActtcccctctaaacaaacgggtcGTTCGGGTAAATAGCAACAAATGGACTTATCAACATCAGAAAGAATCATGTTGACACTCTTGGAAATCCCATGCTCTTCCCAGAAAAACCTTTTAtatcaaaagtaaaaaattcaaaagtccaTATGAAGTTGgatttcttccccttctcttaaATTATCTATATcctttttggggggaggggaatGGGTAGGGTAAGGAGTTACCTCCAATTGCATAATTTCACAAACAAGACTCAGATCTGCAATAGATGGTTGAGAGCTTCCCAGTAGGAACTTCCCATTCTCTCCAAGCCAAATCGATTCAATTGTTGATAAGgacgaggacaaaattttctcaCCTTCGGCAGCTGCTTGTGGGTTCAATGGAAGACCAAATGCAGACCCCAAAACAGTGTTAAAAACCAAGGTAACTGCAAGGCAATGAGTAACATTTTCTTAGAAAACCATATACATGTAAAATCTGATTAAACATTTggcgggggagggggggggaggggaggggagggaggggggggggaagaaacagaaatgacaaaaatagaaaattgggTGATAGCAAAGAAGTGCATGACCATACAAAATTTACAAAGTCAGTCTTAATAAAAGACTGGCAATGAAAAATTTATATGGTAACTATGGAATTCCCTAGGtaatatttaatctttaaaattAAGCGAATTATTATCATAAAAAAGGTCTGTTATTTTTCCAAATGTCCCGAAACATTTATTCTGCCACATGGACAAATGATGTCCATCCATCCGTTGGATAGAGAGGACTGATCTATAATAGCCACGTGCCAAATTTcagagtctaattcaatcaaataccccctTTTGTACTGGCACACATCCTGGATGTGTACCAATACTCTAGACATTACTTTGCACGCTCCCAACTCTGAGTGGAAATAGACGGTTTAGactaaaaaaatgtaaaaatgaaTGGCTCAGAATTGTCTTGAGCAGCAGTTAATGCATgtgaaatatttttaaatatttttaaccTTATTAAGATAATCATTGAGATATCTTCCTTAACCATTCTTTTCCATGCATCTAATGAGATCGAGGGGtggttgtgaagaagaagaaataccgGAAGACTGAGATGAATCTTTACTGGAGGCCATTACAaaaaagatggagagagagaatatggaCTAAACCCTATATCAATGGAAAGGATTAAGGAGCCAAAGTACCATGAAAGTTTGGCAAGGAACCAATGCCCAATGGTGCTTTGTTATTCACTATAAAAGGAGAATGGAGTACGGTTAACAAGAAGAATGGGAGAATTCTTGTGTAtctttaactgatcacacaagtcccctatttataatataaaatcatgatagaGTTATGATAGGGTCATGATAGGAgtacaaaacagaaaatataaAGTATTTACAAATATACCCCCCCATCCAACCGCCCCACTCTAATTAGTGTCCGTGGAGGGGGGGAAAGCCCCA from Macadamia integrifolia cultivar HAES 741 chromosome 14, SCU_Mint_v3, whole genome shotgun sequence encodes the following:
- the LOC122062049 gene encoding glutathione S-transferase T1-like; the protein is MKLKVYGDRLSQPTRAVIIFCKLNGIDFEEIRIDLLKRQHLSPQFREINPMKQVPAIVDGKFKLFESHAILRYLACAFPGVADHWYPADLFTRARINSVLDWHHSNLRRGTVTLVFNTVLGSAFGLPLNPQAAAEGEKILSSSLSTIESIWLGENGKFLLGSSQPSIADLSLVCEIMQLELLDEKYINRLLGPRKKILQWIEDTRNATAPHFDELNTILFKAKSKFRGQSSGQKYGTKSSIKAMLSSKM